TCATATACATCAATTATTTCTACTTCTGGTATAAGCTCTTCCTTACTAAAGCCCATTACCTCTTGGGATAATTTGCATCCGTAAAATTTTACTCCTTTTTTTCTAGCTCCATCTAAAAAATCTTTTAGCATAGGCTTATTCTTGTCTTGCATCATTTTCTTAAGCATTTTTTGTCCTATGCCCCCCATGTTCATTCTAGATAGTGTCAAGTTTTCAACTCCCTTTGGAGTGAATAGGCTGAACATTCTCTCGAAAAAAGATTTCCTCTTTAAAGCACTTTTATTTTCATCTCTTAGTATTAGCAAACCCCAGAAAGCAAAAAATATAGTAACATCCATATTTAATTCTTTAGCTCCATTTGCAAGAATTAAAGCAGCTAACGCCTTGTCATAATCACCACTAAAAACAAGTAAATTAATTCTTTTATTCAAAAAAAACACTCCCTTCGGTTATATTATATATTTCCCATTAGGAGTGTTTTTAATTCTGTATTAATGCTATATACTATATTATGATAAACTTAGCTTTTGGTAACATTTCCTTAAGTACTCGGGTTATGTTGCTATTCTCAATATCTTTATCGCTAGGAGAGGAACCCATTATGATATGTGTAATATTATTCTTTATTGCAAAATCAGAAATAGCTTTTATGACATCTTTTGATCTAATTACAGTAAGATCTGCACCAACCTTTTTTGATGCATCAAATAGATATTCCAATGCTTCTCCGTCATTTGAATTGTATAAGAAATTATCGTTTTCACTTACAACATGGATAATATACAAATTGTCTCCTTCATTAATCTCATTATAGCCGCCCATTATAAGCCTTTTACAGGTTTTTTGTTGGGTTACGCATACCATCACATTTTTATGATCCTTCATATCTAAACTCCTTTCAAAAGACAGTACAAAACAATAAACTATTGGGCAGTACTTATTCAACTCTTATAATTATATCAATGAATGAAGAAAAAATAAAGAAGTACTATTGTTTTCTTTTGTTAATTAAATGAAAGAATTAGAATAAAATAATAAAAAACCATAAATTAATATAGCATCCTTAAAGAATTGTATTTGTTTTAGTGCTATTGAACTATAATGTAATATGCTACTTACTCATTAGTTGCTCTAACTGTCAGTATAATTAATCTGCTTCTTCAAGATACTTATTTCCTTTTCTAAATCCTTTATCTTGTTTTCTGCATAGACTTTATTAATTATATTTTCTGAAGACAAATTTGTGTTTTGACAAGCCTCTTGCATATCAGCAAATGCTGCTAAAAATGCTAAAAAATCACCAACTAAAGTTAGGAAAGCGCCTATTAAGGCCAATCTCAAGGGATCAATTTTACAGCAGGAATTATTTATATCTTTTTTATATATAATCATATATTTCACCTCTCACAATCATTGTATTTAGATAGATAAATTTTGTGTATTTGTTTGCAATAGAAAATATATAATTATGCATAAATAATTTATTTTAAGGTAAACTTCTTATGGAGGTGTGATTATATATGTCAGAATTGAATAATTTGTTAAGTGATATAGAAGTGCTTAGAGAAAACTTAATAAAGCTAATTGAAAAAAAAGAAGGCAATTTACAAGATCCTGATATAATAGCTACAAGTCAAATATTAAATGCTGCTATTACTAAGTATAATGAATTTATTTTGAAAAAATCTAAATCTAGTGACTAATAGAGGTTAATGAGTATGGAGCAGTAACAGAAAAACAATAAGTATTCCAGAACAAATTTCGTTCCTCCATAATCTTTCTCCATGATTCAAATAAAAAAACAGCCTAAGCTGTTTAATCACTATGGCGGGAGTATGTGAGAATCGAACTCACCCAAGAGGCTCCTAACCCCTCACGCTGGTTTTGAAGACCACTTAAAGCTTCAAATCTCTCTAATCAAGTAATATCAAGCGTTACATCAATTCATTAATTTTCATCACGTCGGTTTACCTTGTTTTTATTATATCAAATAAATATACAATCATCAATCAATAAAACAAGCAAAAGAGCCTGTTTCCAAGCTCTATAAATAATCCTCAGCAGTTTTTTCTTTTATATCATAATTTTGATTATCTGTTTCAATGAACTCCTTTGTAATATTATTTTCCTTTCCTTCTACTATAGTATTAGGTGAACCTATCTTATAATCACTATACTTGTTGAATGGAGTATTTTCTGTTAAATATGCAACTACATTAGCATCTATAAATGGAGCAACTATTTCATATGCACCATCTTTCGATGTTTCATTTATATAGAATCGACCAAACTTATTAATTTTAGATGCCCTAGTATCACCCTTACCTAACGCCATTGTAGAATATTCTTCCCTAGATATTCTACCACAAATTACATAATCAAATAAATTTCTAGCAGTTCCTAAGAGGGATTTCCCACCTATGCTTTCAGCTTTTGGGTCTTGTAAAGCAATAAGTAAATGAATTCCAGCACTTCTACCAACCCTTAATATATTTTCATAGTCCTTATAAGCACCCTCATTTCCCTCATCCTTACCTGAACCCTTACCATCAAATATTTCTGTATCATTTTCCTGTTCCACCTACTAATAAACAATGTGCAGAGTCAGGATTTTCTAAATTCCACTCTACCCAACCCTTTACACCTAATCCCATAACTACTGATGATTTGCTAGATGGTTTGGGTATATCATGTATTGTATATTTATCGGTTATAGCCTCTTCGTAAGTGTCCGCCCATGTCCTTAAAGTACTTATTCCAAATTCCTCGTCGTAACAATCATAAATTATTTCAAATCTTTTCACGTCACCACCCCTCTCTGTACTATGATATCACTGTGCTTAATTATGTGCGTTCAAAATGTGTGATAAAGGAAAGAACCCTTTTCAGGGTTCTTTCTAGTATATTTCTACTTTTAATGCTTTCTTTATTTCCTCGCCCACAGGTAATTTATACACAGGGTCTTCGCTATCTCTATTGTCTTTAACGAATTGTATTATATATTCAAATATTTCGTACGATGCCCAGTGACCTGTATCTTTTGCATACACAAATGCACCTTTTCCACCCGCTGATTTGTATGCTTCTACTGTATTTTTAGTTCTTGCTTTGAATTCTTTTCCGAATAACTTTATTATTAATTCTCTTTCTTTCTTTCCATACGTATCACTACTCATTAATGGGTCATTTGTATCTAGTTCACCTACATAAGTTAATTTCGCTACCTTGTTTTGTTCGTCTAGGTTGAATTTTCTGCCAGTTATTTTCTCATATTCAGATACTCCTATTGGGTATATTAATTCCTCTCCTTTATAAGTTTCAAGAGGTATTATAGTCCCCGCCATAGCACCACCTGTAACCATTACCTTTACTCTATGAGGGTAAAGTAATGTAAACCTATTTGCAAATTCACCTGATGCAGAGAACCCATTCCACATAACTTTATTTTCTACTTTATGGTCGTACTTATTTAAATAGGCTATCGCATGGTCAATCATTGCTAGTACTTGCTTATCTATGTCTACGAAGTCATTTATATTATATCCACCGTCACTATAACCTGTCTTTAACTGCTCACCTATTACTTTATCTTTCATTAAATCCTTTAGTAATAATGAATCTCTATCTAACTGATGTTCATAAACCATATTTTCGTCTTCTACGTTATTTACTATATTATTATAATAGGTGTTAGTTCTCGGAATTATAGGTATTATTAACGGCGAATATGTGCCCTCGGCTACGCCCACAGATAACAGAAAATTTTCTTCCATGTGAAATTTAGTTAATCTCTCTCCACCTTCAATTCTTGCTCCAGTGTTTAACATATCTACCATTAAATATCTTTTTATACTTTTATTAAACTC
The sequence above is drawn from the Proteiniborus ethanoligenes genome and encodes:
- a CDS encoding DsrE/DsrF/DrsH-like family protein encodes the protein MNKRINLLVFSGDYDKALAALILANGAKELNMDVTIFFAFWGLLILRDENKSALKRKSFFERMFSLFTPKGVENLTLSRMNMGGIGQKMLKKMMQDKNKPMLKDFLDGARKKGVKFYGCKLSQEVMGFSKEELIPEVEIIDVYEYLKDALESEIQLFI
- a CDS encoding universal stress protein UspA, whose product is MKDHKNVMVCVTQQKTCKRLIMGGYNEINEGDNLYIIHVVSENDNFLYNSNDGEALEYLFDASKKVGADLTVIRSKDVIKAISDFAIKNNITHIIMGSSPSDKDIENSNITRVLKEMLPKAKFIII
- a CDS encoding aspartyl-phosphate phosphatase Spo0E family protein, which produces MSELNNLLSDIEVLRENLIKLIEKKEGNLQDPDIIATSQILNAAITKYNEFILKKSKSSD